In Apteryx mantelli isolate bAptMan1 chromosome 16, bAptMan1.hap1, whole genome shotgun sequence, a single genomic region encodes these proteins:
- the SMURF1 gene encoding E3 ubiquitin-protein ligase SMURF1 isoform X6, which produces MSNPGTRRNGSSIKIRLTVLCAKNLAKKDFFRLPDPFAKIVVDGSGQCHSTDTVKNTLDPKWNQHYDLYVGKTDSITISVWNHKKIHKKQGAGFLGCVRLLSNAISRLKDTGYQRLDLCKLNPTDTDAVRGQIVVSLQTRDRIGTGGSVVDCRGLLENEGFPVFRTVYEDSGPGRPLSCFMEEPAPYTDTTGAAGGGNCRFVESPSQDQRLQAQRLRTPDVRGHVQTPQNRPHGHQSPDLPEGYEQRTTVQGQVYFLHTQTGVSTWHDPRIPRDLNSVNCDELGPLPPGWEVRSTVSGRIYFVDHNNRTTQFTDPRLHHIMNHQCQLKEPSQQPLPAPNEGSLEDGEELPAQRYERDLVQKLKVLRHELSLQQPQAGHCRIEVSREEIFEESYRQIMKMRPKDLKKRLMVKFRGEEGLDYGGVAREWLYLLCHEMLNPYYGLFQYSTDNIYMLQINPDSSINPDHLSYFHFVGRIMGLAVFHGHYINGGFTVPFYKQLLGKPIQLSDLESVDPELHKSLVWILLYVNWRFMRGIEAQFLALQKGFNELIPQHLLKPFDQKELELIIGGLDKIDLNDWKSNTRLKHCMADSNIVKWFWQAVETFDEERRARLLQFVTGSTRVPLQGFKALQGSTGAAGPRLFTIHLIDANTDNLPKAHTCFNRIDIPPYESYEKLYEKLLTAVEETCGFAVE; this is translated from the exons TATTATGTGCCAAGAATCTTGCAAAGAAAGATTTCTTCA GACTTCCTGACCCATTTGCAAAAATAGTAGTCGATGGGTCAGGTCAGTGCCATTCAACTGACACTGTGAAGAACACATTGGACCCCAAATGGAACCAGCATTATGATCT ATATGTTGGGAAAACCGATTCCATAACCATCAGTGTATGGAACCataaaaaaatccacaagaaaCAGGGAGCTGGCTTCCTGGGGTGCGTCCGACTCCTCTCCAACGCCATCAGCAGGCTAAAAGATACTGGAT ACCAGCGTTTGGATCTATGCAAACTAAATCCCACAGATACTGATGCTGTACGAGGCCAAATAGTGG tcagTTTACAGACACGGGACAGAATAGGCACAGGAGGTTCTGTAGTAGACTGCCGAGGGCTTTTGGAGAATGAAGG TTTCCCCGTTTTCAGAACGGTTTATGAAGACTCCGGACCGGGAAGGCCGCTGAGCTGTTTTATGGAGGAGCCGGCACCGTACACGGACACTAcgggggccgcgggcggaggGAACTGTCGCTTTGTGGAATCCCCCAGTCAAGATCAGAGGCTCCAGGCGCAGCGCCTTCGCACGCCCGACGTCAGAGGCCACGTACAGACGCCTCAGAACAGACCACATGGCCACCAGTCGCCTGACCTACCGGAAGGCTATG AACAAAGGACAACGGTACAGGGACAGGTTTATTTTTTGCACACACAGACTGGAGTTAGCACATGGCATGACCCCAGGATACCAAG AGACCTTAACAGTGTGAATTGTGATGAACTAGGACCTTTGCCTCCAGGTTGGGAAGTTAGAAGTACAGTTTCAGGAAGAATATATTTTGTAGATCATAATAACAGAACCACACAATTCACAGATCCAAGACTACATCACATCATGAA CCATCAATGCCAGCTAAAAGAGCCCAGCCAGCAGCCTCTGCCAGCTCCGAATGAGGGGTCGCTAGAAGACGGCGAGGAGTTGCCTGCACAGAGATACGAAAGAGACTTGGTGCAAAAACTGAAAGTTCTTAGACACGAGCTCTCCCTTCAGCAACCGCAAGCTGGTCACTGCCGCATTGAAGTATCCAGAGAGGAGATATTTGAG GAATCCTACCGTCAGATaatgaagatgaggccaaaagaTTTGAAGAAGAGGCTTATGGTAAAATTTCGAGGAGAGGAGGGCCTGGATTATGGAGGAGTAGCAAG AGAATGGTTGTATTTACTGTGCCATGAAATGTTGAATCCCTATTATGGACTCTTCCAGTACTCTACAGATAATATTTACATGCTGCAAATCAATCCAGACTCTTCTATCAATCCT GACCATTTGTCTTATTTCCATTTTGTTGGTCGGATAATGGGTTTGGCTGTGTTCCATGGACACTATATCAACGGGGGATTCACGGTTCCCTTTTACAAACAGCTTCTGGGGAAACCCATTCAGCTCTCTGATCTGGAATCTGTTGACCCAGAATTACACAAAAGTTTAGTCTGGATTTT gttgtaTGTAAACTGGCGATTTATGAGAGGAATAGAGGCACAGTTCCTGGCTCTGCAGAAGGGTTTTAATGAACTTATTCCTCAACATCTCCTCAAGCCTTTTGACCAGAAGGAACTTGAG CTAATCATAGGCGGCCTGGATAAGATAGACCTGAATGACTGGAAGTCAAACACACGTCTAAAGCACTGCATGGCAGATAGCAATATTGTAAAGTGGTTCTGGCAAGCGGTGGAAACGTTTGATGAGGAAAGAAGGGCCAGGCTGTTGCAGTTTGTGACGGGGTCGACACGTGTTCCGCTTCAAGGTTTCAAGGCTTTACAAG GTTCTACAGGCGCTGCAGGACCCAGACTGTTTACCATCCATTTAATAGATGCAAACACAGACAACCTTCCGAAAGCCCACACTTG CTTTAACCGGATTGACATTCCGCCTTATGAGTCATACGAGAAGCTTTATGAGAAGCTGTTGACAGCTGTGGAAGAGACATGTGGCTTTGCTGTGGAGTGA
- the SMURF1 gene encoding E3 ubiquitin-protein ligase SMURF1 isoform X2, protein MSNPGTRRNGSSIKIRLTVLCAKNLAKKDFFRLPDPFAKIVVDGSGQCHSTDTVKNTLDPKWNQHYDLYVGKTDSITISVWNHKKIHKKQGAGFLGCVRLLSNAISRLKDTGYQRLDLCKLNPTDTDAVRGQIVVSLQTRDRIGTGGSVVDCRGLLENEGFPVFRTVYEDSGPGRPLSCFMEEPAPYTDTTGAAGGGNCRFVESPSQDQRLQAQRLRTPDVRGHVQTPQNRPHGHQSPDLPEGYEQRTTVQGQVYFLHTQTGVSTWHDPRIPRDLNSVNCDELGPLPPGWEVRSTVSGRIYFVDHNNRTTQFTDPRLHHIMNHQCQLKEPSQQPLPAPNEGSLEDGEELPAQRYERDLVQKLKVLRHELSLQQPQAGHCRIEVSREEIFEESYRQIMKMRPKDLKKRLMVKFRGEEGLDYGGVAREWLYLLCHEMLNPYYGLFQYSTDNIYMLQINPDSSINPDHLSYFHFVGRIMGLAVFHGHYINGGFTVPFYKQLLGKPIQLSDLESVDPELHKSLVWILENDITPVLDHTFCVEHNAFGRILQHELKPNGRNIPVTEENKKEYVRLYVNWRFMRGIEAQFLALQKGFNELIPQHLLKPFDQKELELIIGGLDKIDLNDWKSNTRLKHCMADSNIVKWFWQAVETFDEERRARLLQFVTGSTRVPLQGFKALQGAAGPRLFTIHLIDANTDNLPKAHTCFNRIDIPPYESYEKLYEKLLTAVEETCGFAVE, encoded by the exons TATTATGTGCCAAGAATCTTGCAAAGAAAGATTTCTTCA GACTTCCTGACCCATTTGCAAAAATAGTAGTCGATGGGTCAGGTCAGTGCCATTCAACTGACACTGTGAAGAACACATTGGACCCCAAATGGAACCAGCATTATGATCT ATATGTTGGGAAAACCGATTCCATAACCATCAGTGTATGGAACCataaaaaaatccacaagaaaCAGGGAGCTGGCTTCCTGGGGTGCGTCCGACTCCTCTCCAACGCCATCAGCAGGCTAAAAGATACTGGAT ACCAGCGTTTGGATCTATGCAAACTAAATCCCACAGATACTGATGCTGTACGAGGCCAAATAGTGG tcagTTTACAGACACGGGACAGAATAGGCACAGGAGGTTCTGTAGTAGACTGCCGAGGGCTTTTGGAGAATGAAGG TTTCCCCGTTTTCAGAACGGTTTATGAAGACTCCGGACCGGGAAGGCCGCTGAGCTGTTTTATGGAGGAGCCGGCACCGTACACGGACACTAcgggggccgcgggcggaggGAACTGTCGCTTTGTGGAATCCCCCAGTCAAGATCAGAGGCTCCAGGCGCAGCGCCTTCGCACGCCCGACGTCAGAGGCCACGTACAGACGCCTCAGAACAGACCACATGGCCACCAGTCGCCTGACCTACCGGAAGGCTATG AACAAAGGACAACGGTACAGGGACAGGTTTATTTTTTGCACACACAGACTGGAGTTAGCACATGGCATGACCCCAGGATACCAAG AGACCTTAACAGTGTGAATTGTGATGAACTAGGACCTTTGCCTCCAGGTTGGGAAGTTAGAAGTACAGTTTCAGGAAGAATATATTTTGTAGATCATAATAACAGAACCACACAATTCACAGATCCAAGACTACATCACATCATGAA CCATCAATGCCAGCTAAAAGAGCCCAGCCAGCAGCCTCTGCCAGCTCCGAATGAGGGGTCGCTAGAAGACGGCGAGGAGTTGCCTGCACAGAGATACGAAAGAGACTTGGTGCAAAAACTGAAAGTTCTTAGACACGAGCTCTCCCTTCAGCAACCGCAAGCTGGTCACTGCCGCATTGAAGTATCCAGAGAGGAGATATTTGAG GAATCCTACCGTCAGATaatgaagatgaggccaaaagaTTTGAAGAAGAGGCTTATGGTAAAATTTCGAGGAGAGGAGGGCCTGGATTATGGAGGAGTAGCAAG AGAATGGTTGTATTTACTGTGCCATGAAATGTTGAATCCCTATTATGGACTCTTCCAGTACTCTACAGATAATATTTACATGCTGCAAATCAATCCAGACTCTTCTATCAATCCT GACCATTTGTCTTATTTCCATTTTGTTGGTCGGATAATGGGTTTGGCTGTGTTCCATGGACACTATATCAACGGGGGATTCACGGTTCCCTTTTACAAACAGCTTCTGGGGAAACCCATTCAGCTCTCTGATCTGGAATCTGTTGACCCAGAATTACACAAAAGTTTAGTCTGGATTTT AGAGAATGATATCACCCCAGTTTTGGACCATACCTTTTGTGTGGAACACAATGCTTTTGGGCGGATTTTACAGCATGAACTCAAACCAAATGGCAGGAATATTCCAGTGACAGAAGAGAACAAGAAAGAATATGTCAG gttgtaTGTAAACTGGCGATTTATGAGAGGAATAGAGGCACAGTTCCTGGCTCTGCAGAAGGGTTTTAATGAACTTATTCCTCAACATCTCCTCAAGCCTTTTGACCAGAAGGAACTTGAG CTAATCATAGGCGGCCTGGATAAGATAGACCTGAATGACTGGAAGTCAAACACACGTCTAAAGCACTGCATGGCAGATAGCAATATTGTAAAGTGGTTCTGGCAAGCGGTGGAAACGTTTGATGAGGAAAGAAGGGCCAGGCTGTTGCAGTTTGTGACGGGGTCGACACGTGTTCCGCTTCAAGGTTTCAAGGCTTTACAAG GCGCTGCAGGACCCAGACTGTTTACCATCCATTTAATAGATGCAAACACAGACAACCTTCCGAAAGCCCACACTTG CTTTAACCGGATTGACATTCCGCCTTATGAGTCATACGAGAAGCTTTATGAGAAGCTGTTGACAGCTGTGGAAGAGACATGTGGCTTTGCTGTGGAGTGA
- the SMURF1 gene encoding E3 ubiquitin-protein ligase SMURF1 isoform X4: MSNPGTRRNGSSIKIRLTVLCAKNLAKKDFFRLPDPFAKIVVDGSGQCHSTDTVKNTLDPKWNQHYDLYVGKTDSITISVWNHKKIHKKQGAGFLGCVRLLSNAISRLKDTGYQRLDLCKLNPTDTDAVRGQIVVSLQTRDRIGTGGSVVDCRGLLENEGTVYEDSGPGRPLSCFMEEPAPYTDTTGAAGGGNCRFVESPSQDQRLQAQRLRTPDVRGHVQTPQNRPHGHQSPDLPEGYEQRTTVQGQVYFLHTQTGVSTWHDPRIPRDLNSVNCDELGPLPPGWEVRSTVSGRIYFVDHNNRTTQFTDPRLHHIMNHQCQLKEPSQQPLPAPNEGSLEDGEELPAQRYERDLVQKLKVLRHELSLQQPQAGHCRIEVSREEIFEESYRQIMKMRPKDLKKRLMVKFRGEEGLDYGGVAREWLYLLCHEMLNPYYGLFQYSTDNIYMLQINPDSSINPDHLSYFHFVGRIMGLAVFHGHYINGGFTVPFYKQLLGKPIQLSDLESVDPELHKSLVWILENDITPVLDHTFCVEHNAFGRILQHELKPNGRNIPVTEENKKEYVRLYVNWRFMRGIEAQFLALQKGFNELIPQHLLKPFDQKELELIIGGLDKIDLNDWKSNTRLKHCMADSNIVKWFWQAVETFDEERRARLLQFVTGSTRVPLQGFKALQGAAGPRLFTIHLIDANTDNLPKAHTCFNRIDIPPYESYEKLYEKLLTAVEETCGFAVE; the protein is encoded by the exons TATTATGTGCCAAGAATCTTGCAAAGAAAGATTTCTTCA GACTTCCTGACCCATTTGCAAAAATAGTAGTCGATGGGTCAGGTCAGTGCCATTCAACTGACACTGTGAAGAACACATTGGACCCCAAATGGAACCAGCATTATGATCT ATATGTTGGGAAAACCGATTCCATAACCATCAGTGTATGGAACCataaaaaaatccacaagaaaCAGGGAGCTGGCTTCCTGGGGTGCGTCCGACTCCTCTCCAACGCCATCAGCAGGCTAAAAGATACTGGAT ACCAGCGTTTGGATCTATGCAAACTAAATCCCACAGATACTGATGCTGTACGAGGCCAAATAGTGG tcagTTTACAGACACGGGACAGAATAGGCACAGGAGGTTCTGTAGTAGACTGCCGAGGGCTTTTGGAGAATGAAGG AACGGTTTATGAAGACTCCGGACCGGGAAGGCCGCTGAGCTGTTTTATGGAGGAGCCGGCACCGTACACGGACACTAcgggggccgcgggcggaggGAACTGTCGCTTTGTGGAATCCCCCAGTCAAGATCAGAGGCTCCAGGCGCAGCGCCTTCGCACGCCCGACGTCAGAGGCCACGTACAGACGCCTCAGAACAGACCACATGGCCACCAGTCGCCTGACCTACCGGAAGGCTATG AACAAAGGACAACGGTACAGGGACAGGTTTATTTTTTGCACACACAGACTGGAGTTAGCACATGGCATGACCCCAGGATACCAAG AGACCTTAACAGTGTGAATTGTGATGAACTAGGACCTTTGCCTCCAGGTTGGGAAGTTAGAAGTACAGTTTCAGGAAGAATATATTTTGTAGATCATAATAACAGAACCACACAATTCACAGATCCAAGACTACATCACATCATGAA CCATCAATGCCAGCTAAAAGAGCCCAGCCAGCAGCCTCTGCCAGCTCCGAATGAGGGGTCGCTAGAAGACGGCGAGGAGTTGCCTGCACAGAGATACGAAAGAGACTTGGTGCAAAAACTGAAAGTTCTTAGACACGAGCTCTCCCTTCAGCAACCGCAAGCTGGTCACTGCCGCATTGAAGTATCCAGAGAGGAGATATTTGAG GAATCCTACCGTCAGATaatgaagatgaggccaaaagaTTTGAAGAAGAGGCTTATGGTAAAATTTCGAGGAGAGGAGGGCCTGGATTATGGAGGAGTAGCAAG AGAATGGTTGTATTTACTGTGCCATGAAATGTTGAATCCCTATTATGGACTCTTCCAGTACTCTACAGATAATATTTACATGCTGCAAATCAATCCAGACTCTTCTATCAATCCT GACCATTTGTCTTATTTCCATTTTGTTGGTCGGATAATGGGTTTGGCTGTGTTCCATGGACACTATATCAACGGGGGATTCACGGTTCCCTTTTACAAACAGCTTCTGGGGAAACCCATTCAGCTCTCTGATCTGGAATCTGTTGACCCAGAATTACACAAAAGTTTAGTCTGGATTTT AGAGAATGATATCACCCCAGTTTTGGACCATACCTTTTGTGTGGAACACAATGCTTTTGGGCGGATTTTACAGCATGAACTCAAACCAAATGGCAGGAATATTCCAGTGACAGAAGAGAACAAGAAAGAATATGTCAG gttgtaTGTAAACTGGCGATTTATGAGAGGAATAGAGGCACAGTTCCTGGCTCTGCAGAAGGGTTTTAATGAACTTATTCCTCAACATCTCCTCAAGCCTTTTGACCAGAAGGAACTTGAG CTAATCATAGGCGGCCTGGATAAGATAGACCTGAATGACTGGAAGTCAAACACACGTCTAAAGCACTGCATGGCAGATAGCAATATTGTAAAGTGGTTCTGGCAAGCGGTGGAAACGTTTGATGAGGAAAGAAGGGCCAGGCTGTTGCAGTTTGTGACGGGGTCGACACGTGTTCCGCTTCAAGGTTTCAAGGCTTTACAAG GCGCTGCAGGACCCAGACTGTTTACCATCCATTTAATAGATGCAAACACAGACAACCTTCCGAAAGCCCACACTTG CTTTAACCGGATTGACATTCCGCCTTATGAGTCATACGAGAAGCTTTATGAGAAGCTGTTGACAGCTGTGGAAGAGACATGTGGCTTTGCTGTGGAGTGA
- the SMURF1 gene encoding E3 ubiquitin-protein ligase SMURF1 isoform X7, with product MSNPGTRRNGSSIKIRLTVLCAKNLAKKDFFRLPDPFAKIVVDGSGQCHSTDTVKNTLDPKWNQHYDLYVGKTDSITISVWNHKKIHKKQGAGFLGCVRLLSNAISRLKDTGYQRLDLCKLNPTDTDAVRGQIVVSLQTRDRIGTGGSVVDCRGLLENEGFPVFRTVYEDSGPGRPLSCFMEEPAPYTDTTGAAGGGNCRFVESPSQDQRLQAQRLRTPDVRGHVQTPQNRPHGHQSPDLPEGYEQRTTVQGQVYFLHTQTGVSTWHDPRIPRDLNSVNCDELGPLPPGWEVRSTVSGRIYFVDHNNRTTQFTDPRLHHIMNHQCQLKEPSQQPLPAPNEGSLEDGEELPAQRYERDLVQKLKVLRHELSLQQPQAGHCRIEVSREEIFEESYRQIMKMRPKDLKKRLMVKFRGEEGLDYGGVARLYVNWRFMRGIEAQFLALQKGFNELIPQHLLKPFDQKELELIIGGLDKIDLNDWKSNTRLKHCMADSNIVKWFWQAVETFDEERRARLLQFVTGSTRVPLQGFKALQGSTGAAGPRLFTIHLIDANTDNLPKAHTCFNRIDIPPYESYEKLYEKLLTAVEETCGFAVE from the exons TATTATGTGCCAAGAATCTTGCAAAGAAAGATTTCTTCA GACTTCCTGACCCATTTGCAAAAATAGTAGTCGATGGGTCAGGTCAGTGCCATTCAACTGACACTGTGAAGAACACATTGGACCCCAAATGGAACCAGCATTATGATCT ATATGTTGGGAAAACCGATTCCATAACCATCAGTGTATGGAACCataaaaaaatccacaagaaaCAGGGAGCTGGCTTCCTGGGGTGCGTCCGACTCCTCTCCAACGCCATCAGCAGGCTAAAAGATACTGGAT ACCAGCGTTTGGATCTATGCAAACTAAATCCCACAGATACTGATGCTGTACGAGGCCAAATAGTGG tcagTTTACAGACACGGGACAGAATAGGCACAGGAGGTTCTGTAGTAGACTGCCGAGGGCTTTTGGAGAATGAAGG TTTCCCCGTTTTCAGAACGGTTTATGAAGACTCCGGACCGGGAAGGCCGCTGAGCTGTTTTATGGAGGAGCCGGCACCGTACACGGACACTAcgggggccgcgggcggaggGAACTGTCGCTTTGTGGAATCCCCCAGTCAAGATCAGAGGCTCCAGGCGCAGCGCCTTCGCACGCCCGACGTCAGAGGCCACGTACAGACGCCTCAGAACAGACCACATGGCCACCAGTCGCCTGACCTACCGGAAGGCTATG AACAAAGGACAACGGTACAGGGACAGGTTTATTTTTTGCACACACAGACTGGAGTTAGCACATGGCATGACCCCAGGATACCAAG AGACCTTAACAGTGTGAATTGTGATGAACTAGGACCTTTGCCTCCAGGTTGGGAAGTTAGAAGTACAGTTTCAGGAAGAATATATTTTGTAGATCATAATAACAGAACCACACAATTCACAGATCCAAGACTACATCACATCATGAA CCATCAATGCCAGCTAAAAGAGCCCAGCCAGCAGCCTCTGCCAGCTCCGAATGAGGGGTCGCTAGAAGACGGCGAGGAGTTGCCTGCACAGAGATACGAAAGAGACTTGGTGCAAAAACTGAAAGTTCTTAGACACGAGCTCTCCCTTCAGCAACCGCAAGCTGGTCACTGCCGCATTGAAGTATCCAGAGAGGAGATATTTGAG GAATCCTACCGTCAGATaatgaagatgaggccaaaagaTTTGAAGAAGAGGCTTATGGTAAAATTTCGAGGAGAGGAGGGCCTGGATTATGGAGGAGTAGCAAG gttgtaTGTAAACTGGCGATTTATGAGAGGAATAGAGGCACAGTTCCTGGCTCTGCAGAAGGGTTTTAATGAACTTATTCCTCAACATCTCCTCAAGCCTTTTGACCAGAAGGAACTTGAG CTAATCATAGGCGGCCTGGATAAGATAGACCTGAATGACTGGAAGTCAAACACACGTCTAAAGCACTGCATGGCAGATAGCAATATTGTAAAGTGGTTCTGGCAAGCGGTGGAAACGTTTGATGAGGAAAGAAGGGCCAGGCTGTTGCAGTTTGTGACGGGGTCGACACGTGTTCCGCTTCAAGGTTTCAAGGCTTTACAAG GTTCTACAGGCGCTGCAGGACCCAGACTGTTTACCATCCATTTAATAGATGCAAACACAGACAACCTTCCGAAAGCCCACACTTG CTTTAACCGGATTGACATTCCGCCTTATGAGTCATACGAGAAGCTTTATGAGAAGCTGTTGACAGCTGTGGAAGAGACATGTGGCTTTGCTGTGGAGTGA
- the SMURF1 gene encoding E3 ubiquitin-protein ligase SMURF1 isoform X1 — protein sequence MSNPGTRRNGSSIKIRLTVLCAKNLAKKDFFRLPDPFAKIVVDGSGQCHSTDTVKNTLDPKWNQHYDLYVGKTDSITISVWNHKKIHKKQGAGFLGCVRLLSNAISRLKDTGYQRLDLCKLNPTDTDAVRGQIVVSLQTRDRIGTGGSVVDCRGLLENEGFPVFRTVYEDSGPGRPLSCFMEEPAPYTDTTGAAGGGNCRFVESPSQDQRLQAQRLRTPDVRGHVQTPQNRPHGHQSPDLPEGYEQRTTVQGQVYFLHTQTGVSTWHDPRIPRDLNSVNCDELGPLPPGWEVRSTVSGRIYFVDHNNRTTQFTDPRLHHIMNHQCQLKEPSQQPLPAPNEGSLEDGEELPAQRYERDLVQKLKVLRHELSLQQPQAGHCRIEVSREEIFEESYRQIMKMRPKDLKKRLMVKFRGEEGLDYGGVAREWLYLLCHEMLNPYYGLFQYSTDNIYMLQINPDSSINPDHLSYFHFVGRIMGLAVFHGHYINGGFTVPFYKQLLGKPIQLSDLESVDPELHKSLVWILENDITPVLDHTFCVEHNAFGRILQHELKPNGRNIPVTEENKKEYVRLYVNWRFMRGIEAQFLALQKGFNELIPQHLLKPFDQKELELIIGGLDKIDLNDWKSNTRLKHCMADSNIVKWFWQAVETFDEERRARLLQFVTGSTRVPLQGFKALQGSTGAAGPRLFTIHLIDANTDNLPKAHTCFNRIDIPPYESYEKLYEKLLTAVEETCGFAVE from the exons TATTATGTGCCAAGAATCTTGCAAAGAAAGATTTCTTCA GACTTCCTGACCCATTTGCAAAAATAGTAGTCGATGGGTCAGGTCAGTGCCATTCAACTGACACTGTGAAGAACACATTGGACCCCAAATGGAACCAGCATTATGATCT ATATGTTGGGAAAACCGATTCCATAACCATCAGTGTATGGAACCataaaaaaatccacaagaaaCAGGGAGCTGGCTTCCTGGGGTGCGTCCGACTCCTCTCCAACGCCATCAGCAGGCTAAAAGATACTGGAT ACCAGCGTTTGGATCTATGCAAACTAAATCCCACAGATACTGATGCTGTACGAGGCCAAATAGTGG tcagTTTACAGACACGGGACAGAATAGGCACAGGAGGTTCTGTAGTAGACTGCCGAGGGCTTTTGGAGAATGAAGG TTTCCCCGTTTTCAGAACGGTTTATGAAGACTCCGGACCGGGAAGGCCGCTGAGCTGTTTTATGGAGGAGCCGGCACCGTACACGGACACTAcgggggccgcgggcggaggGAACTGTCGCTTTGTGGAATCCCCCAGTCAAGATCAGAGGCTCCAGGCGCAGCGCCTTCGCACGCCCGACGTCAGAGGCCACGTACAGACGCCTCAGAACAGACCACATGGCCACCAGTCGCCTGACCTACCGGAAGGCTATG AACAAAGGACAACGGTACAGGGACAGGTTTATTTTTTGCACACACAGACTGGAGTTAGCACATGGCATGACCCCAGGATACCAAG AGACCTTAACAGTGTGAATTGTGATGAACTAGGACCTTTGCCTCCAGGTTGGGAAGTTAGAAGTACAGTTTCAGGAAGAATATATTTTGTAGATCATAATAACAGAACCACACAATTCACAGATCCAAGACTACATCACATCATGAA CCATCAATGCCAGCTAAAAGAGCCCAGCCAGCAGCCTCTGCCAGCTCCGAATGAGGGGTCGCTAGAAGACGGCGAGGAGTTGCCTGCACAGAGATACGAAAGAGACTTGGTGCAAAAACTGAAAGTTCTTAGACACGAGCTCTCCCTTCAGCAACCGCAAGCTGGTCACTGCCGCATTGAAGTATCCAGAGAGGAGATATTTGAG GAATCCTACCGTCAGATaatgaagatgaggccaaaagaTTTGAAGAAGAGGCTTATGGTAAAATTTCGAGGAGAGGAGGGCCTGGATTATGGAGGAGTAGCAAG AGAATGGTTGTATTTACTGTGCCATGAAATGTTGAATCCCTATTATGGACTCTTCCAGTACTCTACAGATAATATTTACATGCTGCAAATCAATCCAGACTCTTCTATCAATCCT GACCATTTGTCTTATTTCCATTTTGTTGGTCGGATAATGGGTTTGGCTGTGTTCCATGGACACTATATCAACGGGGGATTCACGGTTCCCTTTTACAAACAGCTTCTGGGGAAACCCATTCAGCTCTCTGATCTGGAATCTGTTGACCCAGAATTACACAAAAGTTTAGTCTGGATTTT AGAGAATGATATCACCCCAGTTTTGGACCATACCTTTTGTGTGGAACACAATGCTTTTGGGCGGATTTTACAGCATGAACTCAAACCAAATGGCAGGAATATTCCAGTGACAGAAGAGAACAAGAAAGAATATGTCAG gttgtaTGTAAACTGGCGATTTATGAGAGGAATAGAGGCACAGTTCCTGGCTCTGCAGAAGGGTTTTAATGAACTTATTCCTCAACATCTCCTCAAGCCTTTTGACCAGAAGGAACTTGAG CTAATCATAGGCGGCCTGGATAAGATAGACCTGAATGACTGGAAGTCAAACACACGTCTAAAGCACTGCATGGCAGATAGCAATATTGTAAAGTGGTTCTGGCAAGCGGTGGAAACGTTTGATGAGGAAAGAAGGGCCAGGCTGTTGCAGTTTGTGACGGGGTCGACACGTGTTCCGCTTCAAGGTTTCAAGGCTTTACAAG GTTCTACAGGCGCTGCAGGACCCAGACTGTTTACCATCCATTTAATAGATGCAAACACAGACAACCTTCCGAAAGCCCACACTTG CTTTAACCGGATTGACATTCCGCCTTATGAGTCATACGAGAAGCTTTATGAGAAGCTGTTGACAGCTGTGGAAGAGACATGTGGCTTTGCTGTGGAGTGA